The following are encoded in a window of Apteryx mantelli isolate bAptMan1 chromosome 17, bAptMan1.hap1, whole genome shotgun sequence genomic DNA:
- the CMKLR1 gene encoding chemerin-like receptor 1 yields MGLHNFSDYSEYIHNYNDDTDYTYDELDSLKTNPSHDGKDIARILSVVIYSVSCVLGLLGNGLVIAIITLKMKKSVNAIWFLNLAVADFLFNIFLPINIAYTAMRYHWIFGKVMCKLNSFLLILNMYTSVLLLTTISFDRYVSVVFPVWSQNHRSTNLAYLVCLIIWTIGIVMSCPSLIFRDTAQASSSVICFSNFSLSSNKSYLPLALARHRTVTITRFLAGYILPITIITFCYIAIVFNLRRNRLAKSKKPFKIIITIIVTFFLCWSPYHLLNLLETEPHTVPFSVFEIGIPITTALAASNSCMNPVLYVFMGQDFKKFKVAIFSRLVNALSEETGHSSIVHRSFSKMSSMTEKETTVL; encoded by the coding sequence ATGGGCCTGCATAATTTTTCTGATTACTCTGAATATATTCATAACTATAATGACGATACAGATTATACCTATGACGAGTTAGACAGCTTGAAGACAAACCCATCCCACGATGGAAAAGACATTGCTAGGATCCTCTCCGTTGTCATCTACAGTGTGTCCTGCGTGTTGGGGTTACTAGGGAATGGCCTCGTCATCGCAATCATAACTCTGAAGATGAAGAAGTCAGTCAATGCCATCTGGTTTCTCAACCTGGCTGTCGCTGACTTCCTCTTCAACATCTTCCTGCCCATAAATATTGCTTACACTGCCATGAGGTACCACTGGATCTTTGGGAAAGTCATGTGCAAGTTAAACTCCTTCCTTCTCATCCTCAACATGTACACCAGCGTCCTTCTGCTCACCACCATCAGTTTCGATCGCTATGTGTCAGTGGTTTTTCCTGTCTGGTCTCAAAACCATCGATCAACCAACCTAGCCTATTTAGTTTGCTTGATTATCTGGACCATCGGCATCGTTATGAGCTGCCCTTCTCTCATCTTCCGAGACACGGCGCAAGCCTCCAGCTCTGTGATTTGTTTTAGCAACTTCTCCCTGTCCAGCAATAAGTCTTATCTCCCCCTGGCTCTAGCAAGACACAGAACAGTGACCATCACTAGGTTCCTCGCCGGGTACATCCTTCCCATAACCATCATCACCTTCTGCTACATCGCCATCGTCTTCAACCTACGACGAAACCGCCTTGCCAAGTCCAAAAAGCCCTTCAAGATCATCATCACCATTATAGTCacctttttcctttgctggagTCCCTACCACCTGCTGAACCTCCTGGAAACAGAGCCCCACACAGTCCCATTCTCCGTGTTTGAGATCGGCATTCCTATAACCACGGCACTCGCTGCCTCCAACAGCTGCATGAACCCCGTCCTCTACGTCTTCATGGGCCAGGACTTCAAGAAGTTTAAGGTCGCCATCTTTTCCAGGCTAGTGAACGCCCTCAGCGAGGAGACGGGCCACTCCAGCATTGTTCACAGGAGCTTCTCCAAGATGTCTTCAATGACTGAGAAGGAGACAACGGTACTGTAA